The stretch of DNA CCATGGAACGGGACATTCTTCCATAGCAGTTCCCACCAGTCCTCTTCCGTTATTGTTTCTCCACGAACCAAAATTTCCAGAACCATTTTCAAAAGTTCGTGATGTCTTTTTTCGTCTTCCAAAATTGCATTCAACAAAAGCTTAACTTTCTCGTCCTCAACGCTCGGCAATACTTTTCCAATTTTCTTGATGAGCTCAGCTTCCATGCGGATGTGTTTTTCCACTAAGGCTTTTTGTTTGTCAAGATGTTCCTGCGTCAAGGCTTGGGCTACGCCGGTGAGAAGTTCGGTGGCTGCAGCATACAGTTCCGCGTGTTTAACGGAATCAAGCGATATTCCTTTCAGAACGCCTTTTACTGGCGGATTTTTTATTCCCACTAAACCAGCATTCAATGAGTCTACAATTTCGTTTTCAATTTTAATTTGCGCTTTAAGAAACCCTATTAACTCGTTTTTTGATTTCAAAGAGTTTGCCTCCAACCATTAACGTTGTTAAGCTTTGTGCATAAGTCTTTCGGCAATTTTCCTTCCAAATTCTCTACACTTTTCCAGACCATTCTGGTCTGGCGTATACTTGATTAAGAGCGGTTGGTCGGTTACTTGCATTTCAAACTTGTTTTTCAAGATTTCAAGAACAAGTTTAGGGGCTTCACCGCTCCATCCGTAAGACCCGAAAGCCGCGCCGATTTTGCCTTTCAAATTTACGCCTTTCACTGCTGCTTCTTCAAAGAGCATTTTCATGTCAAGGGTCATGTCATGATGGTAAGTTGGCGTGCCAACAATTACCGCGTCAAATTCGCTTAAAGCTTCAGGCGTCACATTATAGGCTAGTTCTACGTCAACGCCGGGAACCTTTTTGGCGCCATCAACCACTGCTCTTGCCATTTTTTCGGTGTTTCCAGTTCGGCTATAATAGAGTACGAGAATTTTGGGCATCATTTATCACCTTACTACCATTAAAATTCTAAATTAGTTAGCTTTTTTCTCAGTTTTGGATTTTTTGGTTTTCTTTTTAGAAGCTTTAAGCAGTTGAGCAACTCTCTCTTTTGCACTTTCGAAAGATCCGCCTAAAACTCGAATCTTATCTATTCGTCCTTCTCCGAAACCTCTTTTCATGGCTTCTTTTATTACTGGTATCTTTTCTGGGTTCAAACCTACAAGGGCGTAACCAACTGCTTCAACTGCAACTGCGTCTCTGCCGACTACGAGAACGTTCATGCTTGTTCTGTTAGCGCTCGGTGCAACACCACTGCATAGGTATGTGCCATCCAAAACTGCAAGGTCTACTCCGCCGACTGCCTCATACAAGTCTAGAAGCGTCTCTTCCAACTTCTTGTGAAACCTCACCTTTTTCCTGTCCGGAATTAAACCTAACAAGTTCTTTAGAATGCTTCCTTTTTCATAAGTGCGCAAAACGTGAGTGCTAACAAACACGTTGGGCTTGAAAAGTATGTGAGATAAATCTATCATTTCATCTGCAACCTTAACCTGCTTGGTTTCTGCATCTCCAGAAAGGTCGAAGGGCACAACACGTTCACTAAAAAGTGTATTCCATTTTTGAAGTCTTTCCAATGCTTTTCCCTTGTAATTTTCGGACTCTGCCAAGAATATTTTGGGAGCTTTGTCGAAGCTATTGATAATCGCGTCTGCAACATCTACGCTTGTGTGATGATTTGTTCTGTGGTCAAAAACGCCAACCTTAACGATAACCGATCTTTGAGGTGTGTTTAGGTCGTCTATTCCTCCGATAAGCTGGATTGCTTGATTAAAGGATTCTCTAACATCAGAACCGAGTTCCATCACAGCAACTTTAACAACCATAAAGAATCTCCTTAGGGTTGAAGTTATCTCTCTACTCTTATTTTTAAGGTAATCGCAGCAAATTACAGAAAAGACTGAATTTTGGATAGCTTTTGAACTGAGATGAGCTAAGGTGGTGGAGGAGGGGGTGGAAGATACTCTGGAGGAGGAGGTGGAGGAGGAAATTCTTCATTTTCTGTCTTTCGCGTGTATGCTATTTGACCAATAATGATTGTCACCAGAAGCGCGGAAACCGCCCCTATTATCAAGTATGTTAATTGAGGAAGAAAATAGAATGTATGCCCCAAGAAAAGCAATGCGGCTGAACTAAACACAACCAAAGAAACTTCTTTCCTATAATCGAAAACTGCTGCGCCTGGTAACGGTTTCAAGGGCACAAGAGAGTAGCAAACCATCATCAGAGTAAGCAGTAAACCAGCGTCACCAATTATATGGAAACCTGTCATTGAAAGAACGGTGAACGGAATCAACAACGTTAACAACAAAAGCATCTTTGACAGTACAATTAACGCTTTAGTTTTGTTTGAGATTTCTCCGCTTCGATATCTTGTTATACTTGGAGATGCAAACGGAAACAAAAATAGAAAACCAGAAATCAGAAAGGCGGCAAGCCCAAACAACCAAAGCTTAAATTGTCGATAAACTCCAAAGGCTCGTGCACAAACAGCCTCGAAAAACTCGCTCATAATGAAGACTAAGCATACAGAAAGTAGGGTTGATGGTATGACAACAGCAAGAATGGCCGGGTCTAAGAATCCAGGAAAGCCGTTTGTCTCAACAAAACTATAAACAATCGTTACAGTTAAAGCTGATATACCAAATGTTGCTAGCTCGTTTACTGTGTAAAAGGGCATTTTTCTGAGTGCTTCGAGCTCTACCCAGTCAACTGTCTCAAACAGTTTTTCGCTATAGAATTTAAGAAATTCCTTAAGTTGTTCAGGTACTGGTAGTCTTGAGACTGCTGAGTTGAAGGATTGCCCCAGCTCACTGAAATTTGTTAACAGAGATGTTATTGCGGTTAGCCCAGTTCCAACTACGGCGACGATGTATAAGGGTCGAGGTTCTCGCAAGAATTCGCCAATTACAACAGTTTCCGTGTGAGTTCCATTTAGTCCAGTGTTATCGTAGACGGTTAAGGTGACGGTGTATCTACCCGGAGATTGGTAAACATGTGAAACGGTTGGATAATAATACTGGAAGTAGGAATCGTCTCCGAAATTCCAATAGTAGGATACGATATAGCCGTCAAGGTCGTAGCTTGTGTTTGCATAGAAGGTCACGGTCTCGTTAACTTGTGGTCGGCTCGGTGAATAAGTGAAGGATGCCACTGGATAGGAATTGGGCGGTTGTGCATTACTCTGTGAAATGTAAACTGTCAAGCAAAATACTATTGTAAGAAGGAGTAAAAGCAACAGAATTCCACGCATAGATAAAAACGTAACCTTCTTGTGCATTCTTACGCCGTCCTCCTCTCCCTCATTTATAAATAGTTTAATTCCAAAAATAACACTTTCGCTGTTTATGCAACTCTGTGCAAGCAAGCTTAAAAAGCCGGGGGTGGGAGTTGAACCCACATATAGCGGCTCTGCAGGCCGCCGCCTGAACCGTTCGGCCACCCCGGCATCATAAAACTCTGAATTAACACCTATAAATGTTTGTTTAGCTTATCCCAAGCTTCTTATTGACTTCATTGTAAACTTCCAAAGCTGACTTCTCGTCTTTAACATTCTTTATTAACATGCGTCCACTGTTGAAAAGGCTAATTTCAAAATTTTTATAATCAAAAATAATTGCAAAGTGAGATTTTACGCGAACCCTAAAATGCTGCTTAACCATTTCGTAGACTTCGTTAAGATTCAGTTTTGACGGCTTTTCTGGATTCACGTTAACTGTTTCCCGCCCGCACAACCAAACAAGCTTATCCTTAACTCCTAAAGTAATGGCGCCTTGACATGCTGGACAGCCGTCTCTTTTGAAAATGTCAATTGTTGTAAAATACATGTCGTTAAAATCGCAAATCATAAACTTGCTCTTCAAAGGAGAACCCATCCCAGCCAAAACTTTTATGGTTTCCATCGCTTGCATTGTCCCAATGATTCCAGGCGTTGCGCCAAGCACCCCGCGCACATCGCATGTCAGCAACTCCTCATCGCTGACGCTTGGAAAAACACACTCTAAACATGGCGTTTCAGGTGGAGCAAAAACCGAAAGATTCCCTTCAACTCCAATCGCGGCTCCAAAAACGTAGGGAATCTTAAATTTTGCACATGCACGATTAATCATATAGCGCGTTCGCATGTTATCCAAACCGTCAACAACACAATCAACATCATACAGAAGCCTTTCAACATTGCTTGTATTCAAGTTTTCAGGAACAGCCTCCACATTCACCAGCGGATTAATCTTCTTCAATCTTTTAGCAGAAACCTCAACCTTCGGATAACTCAAATCATCAACACTATACAAGACTTGCCTGTGCAGATTATGCAATTCCACAGTGTCCTGGTCTATCAAACGCAAGTGCCCAACACCAGCAAGAGCCAAATAAAGCGATGAAGCAGTGCCT from Candidatus Bathyarchaeota archaeon A05DMB-5 encodes:
- a CDS encoding DUF362 domain-containing protein; the protein is MVVKVAVMELGSDVRESFNQAIQLIGGIDDLNTPQRSVIVKVGVFDHRTNHHTSVDVADAIINSFDKAPKIFLAESENYKGKALERLQKWNTLFSERVVPFDLSGDAETKQVKVADEMIDLSHILFKPNVFVSTHVLRTYEKGSILKNLLGLIPDRKKVRFHKKLEETLLDLYEAVGGVDLAVLDGTYLCSGVAPSANRTSMNVLVVGRDAVAVEAVGYALVGLNPEKIPVIKEAMKRGFGEGRIDKIRVLGGSFESAKERVAQLLKASKKKTKKSKTEKKAN
- a CDS encoding HesA/MoeB/ThiF family protein, with protein sequence MPKIRKIPKFEEFYSRQIVLKEFGKKGQETLARSKVAVVGLGGLGTASSLYLALAGVGHLRLIDQDTVELHNLHRQVLYSVDDLSYPKVEVSAKRLKKINPLVNVEAVPENLNTSNVERLLYDVDCVVDGLDNMRTRYMINRACAKFKIPYVFGAAIGVEGNLSVFAPPETPCLECVFPSVSDEELLTCDVRGVLGATPGIIGTMQAMETIKVLAGMGSPLKSKFMICDFNDMYFTTIDIFKRDGCPACQGAITLGVKDKLVWLCGRETVNVNPEKPSKLNLNEVYEMVKQHFRVRVKSHFAIIFDYKNFEISLFNSGRMLIKNVKDEKSALEVYNEVNKKLGIS
- a CDS encoding PKD domain-containing protein — encoded protein: MTVYISQSNAQPPNSYPVASFTYSPSRPQVNETVTFYANTSYDLDGYIVSYYWNFGDDSYFQYYYPTVSHVYQSPGRYTVTLTVYDNTGLNGTHTETVVIGEFLREPRPLYIVAVVGTGLTAITSLLTNFSELGQSFNSAVSRLPVPEQLKEFLKFYSEKLFETVDWVELEALRKMPFYTVNELATFGISALTVTIVYSFVETNGFPGFLDPAILAVVIPSTLLSVCLVFIMSEFFEAVCARAFGVYRQFKLWLFGLAAFLISGFLFLFPFASPSITRYRSGEISNKTKALIVLSKMLLLLTLLIPFTVLSMTGFHIIGDAGLLLTLMMVCYSLVPLKPLPGAAVFDYRKEVSLVVFSSAALLFLGHTFYFLPQLTYLIIGAVSALLVTIIIGQIAYTRKTENEEFPPPPPPPEYLPPPPPPP
- a CDS encoding FprA family A-type flavoprotein, encoding MMPKILVLYYSRTGNTEKMARAVVDGAKKVPGVDVELAYNVTPEALSEFDAVIVGTPTYHHDMTLDMKMLFEEAAVKGVNLKGKIGAAFGSYGWSGEAPKLVLEILKNKFEMQVTDQPLLIKYTPDQNGLEKCREFGRKIAERLMHKA